Below is a window of Vibrio sp. SS-MA-C1-2 DNA.
TACTACGCTGAGCAAATAAAGAATTAAGGTTATTTCCGTTGTACTCTAAACCCGTATGAATATTTTTGACACTGAAACTCATTTCAGTCTCTTGACCTACCAAACCAATTTTCTCTAATAAGCGATTAAAGTTTGGGTAAGTACGGTCATTAAAGACAATAAATCCAGTATCAATATTCCAATCACGTCCCTCAGCATGGACGGTTTTAGTGGCGGTATGCCCACCAATATAGTCATTCGCTTCAAATAATGTCACTGCATGTTGTTTAGATAACAAATGCGCGCAAACTAGACCTGATATTCCACTTCCCACTATCGCAATTTTCTTCATTTCTTCATCCTGTTGGCTAAATTCGTCCAAAAAAGGCTTGGTAAGTGCGCCATAATTTTTAAGAAGAGAGTAAATCCATAAGGAAAACGGATCTCTTTTTTTCGGCTAGCTAAACCATCAATAATTGCATTTGCAGCTTCTTGGGCTGTTATTAAGTTTGGCATAGGAAAGTCATTTTTGTCGGTTAATGGCGTTTTGACAAATCCCGGTGCAATATAGCTAATCTGACAACGCTCAATGGGAATATCTAGTTGTAATGTTTTAGCAAGGTAGTGAATCGCCGCTTTACTGCTACCATAAGCTTCAGCTCGAGGGAAAGGAACATATGCCGCACTTGAACCCATTAATGAGAGCTGCCCACCTATCTTAATCTTTGGTAGTAGAGCCGCAATAGCGTACCCCACTGAAATAACATTCGTCTCGATGACACG
It encodes the following:
- a CDS encoding SDR family NAD(P)-dependent oxidoreductase; the encoded protein is MKILITGATSGIGLALTEAYGKAGNQVIACGRNISKLDHLVDHYSVTPLQIELTDYSQLEQKLSQQTELDLVILNAGNCEYINDAINFDGALFQRVIETNVISVGYAIAALLPKIKIGGQLSLMGSSAAYVPFPRAEAYGSSKAAIHYLAKTLQLDIPIERCQISYIAPGFVKTPLTDKNDFPMPNLITAQEAANAIIDGLASRKKEIRFPYGFTLFLKIMAHLPSLFWTNLANRMKK